ACCGGGCGTGATAAAGCGAAATTCCTGTTTGACGTCGGGCATCACGTAATAGATCAGCGCCACGGCGATCATCAGCAGAATCACGATCACCGGCCAGCGCGCGATGGTCCAGAGCGTGACGATAAAGTATTCGAGGCCGACTTGTGCGGCGATCCAGCTCATGACTTGCGGCCCGAGCACCATCAGCGCGGCGGCGATCAGCAACATGCCGGCGATGCCGACGGTGTAGATGATCGACAGCGGAAAACGCTTCCAGGCCGGGCGGCCTTCGACCACATCGTAGGCGGCGTTCATCGCGCTCATCATCAGCCGCACACCGGCAGAAGCGGTCCACAGGGCAATCACGATACCCACCGACAGCAGGCCACCCTTGGACTGCTGAAGCTGATCAATCACCGGATTCACTTGCTCCAGGGCCTGGGGCGGCAGCACCAGTTCCGACTGCAGGCGCAGCCAGGAGAAGAAGTCTGGCAGGTGCAGAAAGCCGATCAAGGCGATCAGAAAAAGAATGAAGGGGAACAGCGAAAACAGCATTTGATAGGCCAGCGCCGAAGCATAGGTCGACATCTCGTCGTCGACGAACTCGGTGACCGTGCGCACCATCACACGGTGGATGGGCAGACCTTTCATGTCCGGAAAAATCATTAGCGTCTCCATTCGCCGCAATCAAAATGGGGTTGAAGTCGTGGCGACTCAGGGGCTGTTTTCTACATCAAAGTAGTCTACTTGGCGACTTTGAAACAATTTCCGAGCTCAAGTTCAGGCTGACACAAAAACGGCCATCCGTGGATGGCCGTCGCTTACGCTGATCCAAGGCCGGATCAGGCCTTGTCGACGCCTTTTTTAACTGCGTCCTTGGCTTTGCCCACTGCCTGCTGAGCTTCGCCTTTCTTTTCCTGCACCACGCCTTCGGCGCGCATTTTGTCGTTACCGGTGACCTTGCCAACGCCCTGTTTGACGTTACCAGCGGCTTCGTTGGCCATGCCTTTTACTTTATCGCCTGTGCTGCCCATGGTGTTTCTCCTGTGAACATGTCGATTAATAAAGTGGTTACAGAAGGTTGACCGAGGGTATTTACGTGGAGTTTCATTTATTTTTACCGCGACATTTCATCGATCAAAGCAGGTGGGGCTTTATGTTTGCCCGGCAACCCCCGAGAATGCGCAACGTATTCAGGCTCTGGTGCTGAAGATCCAATCCCGTAGGAATGTTATGAAACTCGATAAAAAGCAGGCCATTGCCCGCAGAAATCAGGAACTCGGCGGTGCTGTGCTTGGCGTCAACAACTGCCACTTCACCGAACTGAACCGCAATCGCAACATCTGGTGGTTCGATATTCCGGTGGCGCGCCTGGCCGTTGGTCAGTACGAGTGGATTCACTTGCTGATGCACACGCCGGACACCGACGAACTGCTGCACCTGAAGGTGCCGACGGTGTTCCTGCGCGAGAAGCTCGAAGGCCTGGTGGTGCGCAATCAAGGTAAACGCAAGGCGGCCCTGAGCCTGGAACTGAGCGCCGACAAGGACTCTTACCTGCAGGACATGCGTCCGGCGGGTACCAACGTCAATTTCGCGCCGTTCCGTCAATAAACCCGATGCCCTGTGGCGAGGGAGCTTGTCGGAACGCCGCACCGTCCCGCTGGGCTGCGAAGCGGCCCCAAATCCAGTAATCGCGTTTCGTCAGGAGTTCCGGGTTGGCGACTGCTGCGCAGTCGAGTGCGGGAGCAAGCTCCCTCGCCACAAAAAAGCTCCGCATAGTCCAACAAAAAGCCCCGCATTTGCGGGGCTTTTTGTTTTATGCGGCGCTCTTCGCCTTGATCTTCTTCAACTCTTCATCCCGCAATTCCCGACGCAGGATCTTGCCGACGTTGGTGGTCGGCAGTGCATCGCGAAACTCCACGGAGCGCGGGACCTTGTAGCCGGTAACGTTCGCACGCATGTGCTCCATCACCTGTTCCTTGGTCAGGGTCACGCCCGGTTTGGCGACGATGAAAATCTTGATCGCCTCGCCCGATTTCTCGTCCGGCACGCCAATGGCCGCGCATTGCAGCACGCCGGGCAGGGTCGCCAGCACGTCTTCG
The Pseudomonas sp. MYb327 DNA segment above includes these coding regions:
- a CDS encoding YihY/virulence factor BrkB family protein — translated: MIFPDMKGLPIHRVMVRTVTEFVDDEMSTYASALAYQMLFSLFPFILFLIALIGFLHLPDFFSWLRLQSELVLPPQALEQVNPVIDQLQQSKGGLLSVGIVIALWTASAGVRLMMSAMNAAYDVVEGRPAWKRFPLSIIYTVGIAGMLLIAAALMVLGPQVMSWIAAQVGLEYFIVTLWTIARWPVIVILLMIAVALIYYVMPDVKQEFRFITPGSVLAVVVWIIASLGFGLYVKEFANYNAMYGSIGAIIVLLLYFYISAAVLLLGAEMNAVIEHMSKEGKDPGEKVPGDNGPVVEPKQHVSGLGRDHSIKPTTDEVIK
- a CDS encoding CsbD family protein, which codes for MGSTGDKVKGMANEAAGNVKQGVGKVTGNDKMRAEGVVQEKKGEAQQAVGKAKDAVKKGVDKA